A portion of the Apus apus isolate bApuApu2 chromosome 3, bApuApu2.pri.cur, whole genome shotgun sequence genome contains these proteins:
- the LOC127382371 gene encoding uncharacterized protein LOC127382371 isoform X1: MSGSTARKVQPFTISTKLSLPKCAADCPRDACPSIALASALDNHRGLRRSLNERISLYLAQARASPAAPEGQPRSPSPGDEAGTDEERLNRNSLVRSIKKITLSNWHGEAGAGNAGGHGDPARTGGERNHNNNNSRPGKAQFKVFLRKDVDAEDEQQEAGSLWTGGFCSLVDRGSPLNALAGPPPSLPWKESPKGKEPAAAPRCSGRSGVGVSPLLDPSPLVAQFNREMLQAEGWVRGKLRDLKDGCDLQDWEEVAQTLQRDMKDFENTLIKLNQMGEQLMWRVSPSADGVRRQLLALRDQWQLLKQTAASQNKALGGLRSLQDFNRKAEQLEAWIRHKEEKPSLAALLQESPDKIQLTRRILDLKQEEQQFQSLHEELNSLAQKLEKQGKSESRSISARRKHLNKTWLRLQGTLKEHHEALQLALEVASFLQQADTLLRAIHAKQKSICVLGKPGEGEPCRDRDVRDMASQVMMLDVTVSQLLSLQPSLAARLTPKHRDVKERWAQLQQALRTEKAPALVSSSLGSKAVAPSTEPQDDSSRGTVGKEAGDKRTRGPGSTVLKDVPGKTEEHGRGEKSSPGSPATGQPPHGWDSKSRRRRETEAEWGMRQAEAQVQDVCQVVNVTVCQHKESGGPGIPSHLLGDMKSLEVARKQREPLDPSSSARAVLLEGPEPGGPLGSPPVEAMLRELGELWEDLQRKHQENGAVLQEIDKALRLVGELDRAERWLQSVAGSLSEPATMRSPVELRRDLEETGQLERQLLLCGLKLQGLREEAAGESPAEHEGARKMQRKVEMVEEKLARVQATLQRRVADLRDSLVLSEFLQDLQEEEARSQQGPAAPGSRRCGSQGSFPLLSAQAGQPPSSEDMSRPLGELQEAVEMLNDVAKERERVMEVAAETESLERLVAEVSPRLEALRCRAEALARATAQAESGFTTVKSEKDLQGLQGLLSQQQEMEHVMSETLKGQLEELERAAAHLQELCPAQLCPVSQEVQRTLQAWAGLQELLRETRARVQQAGRLWHFFKDYLAMISWTEDTRAQIFSESPSGHGFPEAPCEELERRIEGKLKEFEALAAVGQELVSEEHYLSPTIKERLEELQSMLGWVLVRWRAQKHQRDPGSKQQERRDTESPVGTSPTSQEQRATGPRPQLESICSPAGFMPCSLQEPMQGLGRQVPVATASSPLPSPDSPLPSPLLGAPLEVERSWGEPRSLTPHSAEPPEEAAIWDPSETSTLLLPPRGPGGLGGTVNLILSISKKGEKKKNVQMVTSGEQPAEEVVRTLPATKPSSCKTFWKRCQGLLGNTWGSLKRKRKPPRQPVEEVQQVEARKTCDSKRPPAAARCPLAPSDGTLATSHTLPKTGAGSLFNSLQRRERARAEQARLLTLQGIMGASSLQPPPEEHHGPSNTWPQKCGRRKGGPGAAASGVGELLLYVRNPLVRDIDAECGAAPEGPRLPDSKATCPHLALGSVLSLELPRDVSVLGCHQGATVPRGEAEGQEQRQGRKVRPWKPRGTHGARWQEEVDVDKHSPQVPGDGMGTSPKSERGTWFEEVSFNPSYSSQRAYCARDECWSPQRPGSTSKELQDFRPSQPSHTGVLHGWVGQEEDKLTTRLGQDSSPSTIGRARHHEATRLELRPSPASIPSRAEAIPSRQQPTRSAQPGGPLASPAAPTQLSVFEWALGSLQPPSPVPDTREVCHPAHGQFEEEEEELQAIWDRVGEQQVPSPPASSHACRGQRSKGDSLPSPDATASGPLILLADNNVLVAKFTLPTAARLLHSPAGDKSPSVGHSGGGSPSKHGASPCMEELVTAASLDSPSAWDRRRQGEEEREGGKAYPSKAEFQMMEGTLERKHVLQTGGKKANCRAWGLFHAVLMRQTLCFYQDRRDSLKSSVVALPLNLSGAVCTLDTEYTKKTNCFRLQLRDGSEYLLRAPSQPLMNEWVSKLQQNSGFPEVDYFQAAAQRVEGTGGAGGFSKVPSPGSSHLQGHHQVTTAKSQEIVVLPRSNAPLPQPLSSKDGPADGTVAAAEDAHWAGHREQRWSPRGSPGLWDNSCQEDDYGLVANKRRSYSFTSATYQKITPVAAPKEPVEAGGSYSVTLYIGEQASAVPRARCHSFVARPGSPRGTLGEKTPGPSRPKNKSVFKKFFGKKE, encoded by the exons ATGTCGGGCAGCACGGCGAGGAAGGTCCAGCCCTTCACAATCAGCACCAAGCTGTCGCTGCCCAAGTGTGCCGCCGACTGCCCCAGGGACGCCTGCCCCAGCATCGCGCTCGCCTCCGCTCTGGACAATCACCGCGGCCTCCGCCGCAGCCTCAACGAGCGCATCTCCCTCTACCTGGCCCAAGCCCgggccagccccgccgcccccgagggccagccccgcagccccagccccggcgATGAAGCGGGGACTGACGAGGAGCGGCTGAACCGCAACTCCCTCGTCCGCTCCATTAAGAAGATCACGCTGTCCAACTGGCACGGGGAAGCTGGCGCGGGAAACGCGGGGGGACACGGGGACCCTGCTCGGACCGGCGGCGAGAGgaaccacaacaacaacaacagcaggCCAGGGAAAGCTCAGTTCAAG GTCTTCCTTAGGAAGGATGTGGATGCAGAGGatgagcagcaggaggctggaagTCTGTGGACTGGTGGTTTCTGCTCTCTGGTGGACAGAGGATCTCCCCTCAATGCG TTGGCAGGACCCCCACCATCATTGCCCTGGAAAGAGAGCCCCAAGGGCAAGGAGCCCGCAGCGGCACCAAGATGCAGCGGGCGAAGTGGCGTGGGAGTGTCCCCCCTCCTTGACCCAAGCCCTCTGGTAGCCCAGTTCAACCgggagatgctgcag GCAGAGGGCTGGGTGCGAGGCAAGCTGCGGGACCTGAAGGATGGCTGTGACCTCCAGGACTGGGAGGAGGTGGCTCAGACCCTGCAACGGGACATGAAGGATTTTGAGAACACGCTGATAAAGCTCAATCAG ATGGGCGAGCAACTGATGTGGCGGGTGAGCCCCAGTGCCGATGGGGTGcggaggcagctgctggccctgcGGGACCAGTGGCAACTCCTGAAGCAGACAGCTGCCAGCCAGAACAAAGCCCTGGGGGGGCTGCGGAGCCTGCAGGACttcaacagaaaagcagagcagctggaggcaTGGATCAGGCACAAG GAGGAGAAGCCCTCGCTGGCAGCCCTCCTGCAGGAAAGCCCAGACAAGATCCAGCTCACTCGCCGCATCCTTGACTTGAAGCAG gaggagcagcagttCCAGAGTCTGCATGAGGAGCTGAACAGTCTGGCCCAGAAGCTGGAGAAACAAGGCAAAAGTGAGAGCAGGAGCATCTCAGCCCGGCGCAAGCACCTCAATAAAAC GTGGCTGCGGCTGCAGGGCACCCTGAAGGAGCACCATGAGGCTCTGCAGCTCGCTCTGGAGGTGGCCTCCTTTCTCCAGCAAGCAGATACCCTGCTCAGGGCCATCCATGCCAAG CAGAAGAGCATTTGTGTTCTGGGGAAGCCAGGGGAGGGTGAGCCATGCCGGGATCGAGATGTCAGGGACATGGCCAGCCAGGTGATG ATGCTGGATGTGACTGtgtcccagctcctcagcctgcagcccagcctggcagcacgACTCACCCCCAAGCACCGAGATGTCAAGGAGAGGtgggcacagctccagcaggcaCTGAG GACGGAAAAGGCTCCAGCGCTGGTGAGCAGTTCCCTGGGGAGCAAAGCTGTGGCTCCAAGCACGGAGCCCCAGGATGACAGCAGCCGTGGGACTGtggggaaggaagcaggagacAAACGGACAAGAGGCCCTGGGAGCACG GTGCTGAAGGATGTGCCGGGGAAGACAGAGGAGcatgggagaggggagaagagcagccctggctctccAGCAACGGGGCAGCCCCCTCATGGCTGGGACAGCAAAAG caggaggaggagagagacagaggcTGAGTGGGGAATGCGGCAGGCAGaggcccaggtgcaggatgtCTGTCAGGTGGTGAATGTG ACTGTGTGCCAACACAAGGAGAGTGGGGGTCCTGGCATCCCCTCGCATCTACTGGGGGACATGAAGAGCCTGGAAGTAGCACGAAAGCAGCGGGAGCCCCTGGACCCCAGCTccagtgccagggctgtgctcttG GAGGGGCCAGAGCCAGGGGGGCCTCTGGGCAGCCCACCGGTGGAGGCCATGCTGCGGGAACTGGGGGAGCTGTGGGAGGACCTGCAGAGGAAGCACCAGGAGAATGGCGCTGTGCTACAGGAAATTGATAAG GCACTGAGGCTCGTGGGGGAGCTGGACCGGGCTGAGCGGTGGCTGCAGTCTGTGGCCGGGTCGCTCTCAGAGCCAGCCACCATGAGGAGCCCCGTGGAGCTGCGCCGGGACCTGGAGGAGACGGGACAGCTGGAGAGACAGCTCCTGCTGTGTGGCCTCAAGCTCCAGGGGCTGCGGGAGGAGGCAGCGGGCGAGTCACCTGCTGAGCATGAAGGGGCGAGGAAGATGCAAAGAAAGGTGGAGATGGTGGAGGAGAA GTTGGCACGTGTGCAGGCAACCCTGCAGCGCCGGGTAGCAGACCTGCGTGACTCCCTGGTGCTGTCTGAGTTCCTGCAGGACCTGCAAGAGGAGGAGGCACGGAGCCAGCAGGGACCTGCAGCA CCAGGGAGCAGGCGTTGTGGCTCACAGGGGTCTTTTCCCCTGCTCTCggcccaggctgggcagccGCCAAGCAGCGAGGACATGAGCCGGCCCTtgggagagctgcaggaagcCGTGGAAATGTTGAATGATGTGGCAAAGGAGCGGGAGCGGGTCATGGAGGTGGCTGCGGAGACAGAGAGCCTGGAGCGCCTG gTGGCAGAAGTGTCCCCACGCCTGGAGGCCCTTCGATGCAGAGCCGAGGCACTGGCTCGTGCCACTGCCCAAGCTGAGAGTGGCTTCACCACAGTGAAGAGTGAGAAGGatctccaggggctgcagggcttgctgagccagcagcaggagatggag CATGTGATGTCGGAGACCCTGaaggggcagctggaggagctggagagggcAGCTGCCCACTTGCAAGAACTCTGCcctgctcagctgtgccctgtcAGTCAGGAGGTGCAGAGGACGCTGcaggcctgggcagggctgcaggaactGCTGCGGGAGACCCGGGCCCGTGTACAGCAGGCGGGCCGGCTGTGGCACTTCTTCAAGGATTACTTGGCCATGAT CTCCTGGACAGAGGACACACGGGCTCAGATCTTCTCCGAGAGCCCAAGTGGCCATGGTTTTCCAGAGGCTCCATGTGAGGAACTGGAGAGGAGGATTGAAGGGAAGCTCAAGGAGTTTGAGGCACTGGCAGcagtggggcaggagctggtgtcTGAGGAGCACTACCTGAGCCCAACG ataAAGGAACGcttggaggagctgcagagcatgctgggctgggtgctggtgcGTTGGCGAGCCCAAAAGCACCAGCGGGACCCAGGGAGCAAGCAGCAGGAAAGACGGGACACAGAGAGTCCCGTGGGCACATCCCCCACCAGCCAA GAGCAGCGTGCCACAGGTCCTCGGCCCCAGCTGGAGAGCATCTGCAGCCCAGCGGGATTCAtgccctgctccctccaggAGCCCATGCAAGGACTGGGGCGGCAGGTGCCAGTGGCAACAGCCAGCTCTCCACTGCCATCACCTGACTCCCCACTGCCATCACCCCTCTTGGGTGCCCCATTGGAagtggagaggagctggggggagcCCAGAAGCTTGACACCTCACAGTGCAGAACCCCCCGAGGAGGCTGCCATCTGGGATCCCTCTGAGACCTCCACGCTGCTGCTGCCACCGAGGGGCCCCGGTGGGCTGGGGGGGACAGTCAACCTCATCCTCAGCATCAGCAAGAAGGGTGAGAAGAAGAAGAACGTGCAGATGGTGACCAGTGGTGAGCAGCCAGCAGAAGAGGTTGTCCGGACG ctccctgccacTAAACCCTCAAGCTGTAAAACCTTTTGGAAGCGTTGCCAGGGGCTTTTAGGAAACACTTGGGGTAGCTTAAAGCGAAAGAGAAAGCCACCTCGCCAGCCAGTGGAAGAG gtgcagcAGGTGGAGGCCAGGAAAACCTGTGACTCCAAGCGGCCGCCCGCTGCTGCCCGCTGCCCTCTGGCACCCAGTGACGGGACCCTAGCCACGTCCCACACGCTGCCCAAGACCGGGGCTGGCTCCCTCTTCAACAGCCTgcagcggcgggagcgggcgcGGGCCGAGCAGGCGCGGCTGCTGACCCTGCAGGGCATCATGGGcgccagctccctgcagcccccgccCGAGGAGCACCACGGCCCCAGCAACACGTGGCCGCAGAAGTGCGGCCGGAGGAAGGGGGGCCCGGGGGCAGCCGCCTCTGGAgttggggagctgctgctctacGTCAGGAACCCGCTGGTGCGGGACATCGACGCCGAGTGTGGGGCAGCCCCGGAGGGCCCCCGCCTCCCTGACTCAAAAGCCACGTGCCCCCACCTGGCCCTGGGCTCGGTGCTTAGCCTGGAGCTGCCCCGAGACGTGTCAGTCCTGGGGTGCCACCAAGGGGCCACGGTGCCACGGGGGGAGGCggaggggcaggagcagaggcagggcaggaaggtgaGGCCATGGAAGCCCAGGGGCACGCATGGGGCCAGATGGCAGGAGGAGGTGGATGTAGATAAGCACAGTCCTCAGGTGCCCGGTGATGGAATGGGGACATCCCCTAAGAGTGAACGAGGAACATGGTTTGAGGAGGTGAGCTTCAACCCCAGCTACAGCAGCCAAAGGGCGTACTGCGCCAGGGATGAGTGCTGGAGCCCGCAGCgccctggcagcaccagcaaaGAACTCCAGGACTTCAGGCCGAGCCAGCCATCCCACACCGGTGTGCTGCATGGGTGGGTTGGCCAGGAGGAGGACAAGCTGACCACCCGACTGGGCCAGGACAGCAGTCCCAGCACCATTGGCAGGGCCAGGCACCACGAAGCCACTCGGCTGGAGCTCAGGCCATCCCCTGCCAGCATCCCCAGCAGGGCAGAAGCCATCCCAAGCAGACAGCAGCCAACCCGCAGCGCCCAGCCTGGTGGGCCCCTGgcttcccctgctgcccccactCAGCTCTCGGTCTTCGAGTGGGCACTggggtccctgcagccccctaGCCCTGTGCCAGACACCAGGGAGGTGTGCCACCCTGCCCACGGgcagtttgaggaagaggaggaggagctgcaggctaTCTGGGATAGGGTAGGCGAGCAGCAGGTACCCAGCCCGCCAGCCAGCAGCCATGCCTGCCGTGGGCAGAGGAGCaagggggacagcctgcccagccctgaCGCCACTGCCAGCGGGCCTCTCATCCTCTTGGCAGACAATAACGTGCTGGTGGCCAAGTTCACTCTTCCCACCGCTGCCCGGCTcctccacagcccagcaggagaTAAGAGCCCCAGCGTGGGGCACAGCGGTGGTGGCAGCCCCAGCAAGCACGGGGCATCCCCCTGCATGGAAGAGCTGGTGACCGCAGCCTCCTTGGACAGCCCGAGTGCCTGGGATCGGCGGAGGCAAGgtgaagaggagagagaaggcggcaag GCCTATCCCAGTAAAGCAGAGTTTCAGATGATGGAGGGGACGCTGGAAAGGAAGCATGTGTTGCAAACAGGAGGGAAGAAG GCCAACTGCCGTGCCTGGGGCCTCTTCCATGCTGTGCTGATGAGGCAGACACTGTGCTTCTACCAGGACCGGAGGGACAGCCTCAAG agctctgtggtAGCCCTTCCACTAAACCTCTCTGGGGCAGTTTGCACCCTGGACACTGAGTACACCAAGAAGACCAACTGCTTCAGGCTACA GCTGCGGGATGGTTCTGAGTACCTCCTGAGGGCCCCCTCACAGCCCCTCATGAACGAATGGGTCTCCAAGCTGCAGCAAAACTCAG GTTTCCCTGAAGTGGATTActtccaggcagcagcacagcgTGTCGAGGGCACCGGCGGTGCTGGGGG TTTCAGCAAggtccccagccctggaagcTCCCACCTCCAGGGACATCATCAGGTCACAACTGCCAAGAGCCAGGAGATCGTGGTGCTACCCCGATCAAACGCCCCGCTGCCGCAGCCTCTGAGCAGCAAGGATGGCCCAGCCGATGGgactgtggctgcagcag AGGATGCTCATTGGGCCGGGCACAGGGAGCAGCGGTGGTCACCGAGGGGGTCCCCCGGGCTGTGGGACAACAGCTGCCAAGAAGATGACTACGGGCTGGTGGCCAACAAGAGGAGGTCCTACTCCTTCACCTCAG CCACCTACCAGAAGATCACCCCAGTGGCGGCACCCAAGGAGCCTGTGGAGGCTGGGGGCAGCTACTCGGTCACGCTGTACATCGGGGAGCAAGCCTCGGCTGTGCCACGGGCACGCTGCCACTCCTTTGTGGCCCGGCCAGGGAGCCCACGGGGCACGCTGGGGGAGAAGACCCCCGGCCCCTCTCGCCCCAAGAACAAATCAGTCTTCAAGAAGTTCTTCGGCAAGAAGGAGTGA